A single region of the Arthrobacter sp. zg-Y20 genome encodes:
- a CDS encoding helix-turn-helix domain-containing protein — protein sequence MEDHSQTAAAAASPDPATGLRAVVALGRLRDRLEAVQVANARAQGWSWQAIADQLGISKQAVHQKYNRKAK from the coding sequence ATGGAAGACCATTCACAAACGGCCGCCGCGGCGGCAAGCCCCGATCCGGCAACCGGCCTGCGCGCCGTCGTCGCCCTCGGCAGGCTGCGTGACCGGCTCGAGGCCGTTCAGGTGGCCAACGCCCGCGCACAGGGCTGGTCCTGGCAGGCAATCGCGGACCAGCTGGGCATCAGCAAGCAGGCCGTCCACCAGAAATACAACCGGAAAGCGAAGTAG
- a CDS encoding alpha/beta hydrolase → MSIGSHRLAYDLQGDGPLVVLAHGMGDSRRSYRFVMPALVAAGYRVANLDIRGCGESSTDWPGYSRTDIAGDLVALVKHLGGPAVLVGQSISGGAGTIAAADAPDLIAGVVELAPFTRKQSMDLAGMLRVQPYRAASVQLMLTMLRGNVANWLKYLDTAIPVKPADWASERSRIAATMQDPGHMKVLQAMMKTTPVDAGARLADVASPVLIIQGSADPDWADPRAEGERIIADLPAGLGRLEVIEGAGHYPHAQTPNEVLDLMLPFLAGIFGEPDHA, encoded by the coding sequence ATGAGCATTGGATCACACCGCCTCGCCTACGACCTGCAGGGGGACGGCCCGCTTGTGGTCCTCGCCCACGGCATGGGCGACAGCCGCCGCTCCTACCGCTTCGTTATGCCGGCGCTGGTCGCCGCCGGCTACCGGGTTGCCAACCTGGATATCCGCGGCTGCGGCGAGTCCAGCACCGACTGGCCCGGCTACAGCCGGACGGACATCGCCGGGGACCTCGTGGCGCTGGTGAAACACCTCGGCGGGCCGGCGGTTCTCGTGGGACAGTCCATCAGCGGCGGCGCCGGCACCATCGCGGCCGCCGATGCCCCGGACCTGATTGCCGGCGTCGTTGAGCTTGCCCCGTTCACTCGGAAACAGTCCATGGACCTGGCCGGCATGCTCCGCGTCCAGCCCTACCGCGCCGCCTCGGTCCAGCTGATGCTCACCATGCTCCGCGGGAACGTGGCGAACTGGCTGAAGTACCTCGACACCGCAATCCCCGTGAAGCCCGCCGACTGGGCTTCCGAACGGTCACGGATCGCCGCAACCATGCAGGACCCGGGGCATATGAAGGTCCTGCAGGCCATGATGAAGACCACGCCCGTCGACGCCGGTGCCCGCCTCGCCGATGTTGCCTCCCCCGTCCTCATCATCCAGGGCTCCGCCGACCCGGACTGGGCGGACCCCCGCGCCGAGGGCGAACGCATCATCGCCGACCTCCCCGCGGGCCTCGGCCGGCTCGAGGTCATCGAGGGAGCGGGCCACTACCCCCATGCGCAAACGCCCAATGAGGTTCTGGACCTGATGCTGCCGTTCCTTGCCGGCATCTTCGGGGAACCCGATCATGCCTAG
- a CDS encoding DNA polymerase IV, with protein MLHVDLDQFIAAVEVLRRPELAGKPVIVGGRGDPTERAVVSTASYEARAFGVGSGMPLRIAARKVPDAVILPVDTEAYLAASDVVMATLRAQPGAVVQVLGWDEAFVGTQTEDPEAYARHLQSAVLEQTQLHCSVGIGDTLVRAKNATDLGKPAGVFRLTRENWLEVMGARPTRELWGVGAKISGRLAKLGISTVAELAAADPQALVPEFGPKMGPWYAELGRGDGSSTVDDTPWVARGHSRETTFQQDLTEPAQVEAAVRELAANVLKDVAAEGRPVIGLTLKVRYAPFTTKTHARKIPETFDRDEVLARSLDLAGAIEPGRPIRLLGLRAEMPMPDDARKGHTPTRGGCRARPRPARGPPLNRPAEVPSP; from the coding sequence GTGCTGCACGTTGACCTCGACCAGTTCATTGCGGCCGTTGAAGTGCTGCGGCGCCCGGAACTGGCGGGCAAACCGGTGATTGTGGGCGGCCGGGGCGACCCGACCGAACGCGCCGTGGTCTCCACCGCGTCCTACGAAGCGCGGGCGTTCGGCGTGGGCTCCGGGATGCCGCTGCGGATCGCCGCCCGCAAGGTGCCCGACGCCGTCATCCTCCCCGTGGACACCGAAGCCTACCTGGCCGCGTCCGACGTCGTGATGGCCACCCTGCGTGCCCAACCCGGCGCCGTCGTACAGGTGCTGGGGTGGGACGAAGCCTTTGTCGGCACGCAGACGGAAGATCCGGAAGCCTACGCCCGGCACCTCCAGTCCGCCGTGCTGGAGCAGACGCAGCTGCACTGCAGCGTGGGCATCGGCGACACCCTGGTCCGGGCCAAAAACGCCACCGACCTGGGCAAGCCCGCCGGCGTCTTCCGGCTCACCCGGGAGAACTGGCTGGAGGTGATGGGTGCCCGCCCCACCCGGGAGCTGTGGGGTGTCGGCGCCAAGATTTCCGGCCGGCTGGCCAAACTCGGCATCAGCACCGTTGCGGAGCTGGCCGCTGCCGATCCGCAGGCCCTGGTGCCGGAGTTCGGCCCGAAGATGGGGCCGTGGTACGCGGAGCTGGGCCGCGGCGACGGGTCCAGCACGGTGGATGACACGCCCTGGGTGGCGCGCGGGCACAGCCGGGAAACCACCTTCCAGCAGGACCTTACCGAGCCGGCACAGGTGGAAGCCGCCGTCCGGGAGCTGGCCGCGAACGTCCTGAAGGACGTCGCGGCCGAGGGCCGTCCGGTGATCGGCTTGACCCTGAAAGTCCGGTACGCACCGTTCACCACCAAAACGCACGCGCGGAAAATCCCGGAAACCTTTGACCGGGACGAGGTCCTGGCCCGATCGCTGGACCTGGCCGGCGCCATTGAGCCCGGTCGTCCCATCCGGCTGCTGGGCCTGCGTGCGGAAATGCCGATGCCCGATGACGCGCGGAAGGGACACACGCCCACCCGCGGCGGTTGTCGAGCGCGGCCGCGGCCGGCGCGGGGGCCTCCGCTCAACCGTCCAGCTGAAGTGCCGTCGCCGTGA
- a CDS encoding amino acid permease — MTQQAASPEQKAPDRTAETSIEHEDAGYQKGLKPRQVQMIAIGGAIGTGLFMGAGGRLATAGPSLVISYAVCGFFAFMILRALGELVMHRPTTGSFVSYAREFFGEKAAFVSGWLYWLNWAMTAIVDITAVALYMNFFKKYWAPIAEVPQWSWALAALLLVLGLNLISVKVFGELEFWFALIKVVALVAFLIVGICFVIFGTPVDGQQVGFSLISDNGGLFPNGLLPAVVVMQGVVFAYASIELIGTAAGETEHPEKIMPRAINTVVIRIAVFYVGTLVLLSLLLPYSSYHAGESPFVTFFGSIGVGGVDAIMNLVVLTAALSSLNAGLYSTGRIMRSMSVAGSAPKFAARMNKAGVPYGGIAMTAVVALLGVILNAVVPADAFEIVLNVASLGIISTWAMIVLCQMELTKRAKKGDLERPAFRMPGAPVTGWITLAFLLAVLILMAFDSPVGTWTIASLVVIIPALMLGWRLCRDRVLEIAASRGGDGE; from the coding sequence ATGACACAGCAAGCGGCCAGCCCGGAGCAAAAGGCTCCCGACCGCACGGCCGAAACCAGCATCGAGCACGAGGATGCGGGGTACCAGAAGGGCCTCAAACCCCGTCAGGTGCAGATGATCGCCATTGGCGGCGCCATCGGCACCGGCCTGTTCATGGGTGCCGGCGGGCGCCTGGCCACGGCAGGGCCGTCACTGGTCATCAGCTACGCCGTCTGCGGTTTCTTCGCCTTCATGATCCTGCGGGCCCTGGGCGAACTGGTCATGCACCGGCCCACCACCGGCTCCTTCGTCTCCTACGCCCGCGAGTTCTTCGGCGAAAAGGCCGCCTTCGTGTCGGGCTGGCTGTACTGGTTGAACTGGGCAATGACCGCGATCGTGGACATCACCGCCGTCGCGCTGTACATGAACTTCTTCAAGAAATACTGGGCGCCCATCGCCGAGGTGCCGCAGTGGAGCTGGGCGCTGGCCGCCCTGCTGCTGGTACTCGGCCTGAACCTGATCAGCGTCAAGGTGTTCGGTGAACTGGAGTTCTGGTTCGCCCTGATCAAGGTGGTGGCCCTGGTTGCCTTCCTGATCGTGGGCATCTGCTTCGTGATCTTCGGTACTCCGGTGGACGGCCAGCAGGTTGGCTTCAGCCTCATCTCCGACAACGGCGGCCTGTTCCCCAACGGCCTGCTGCCCGCCGTCGTCGTTATGCAGGGTGTGGTGTTTGCCTACGCCTCGATCGAACTCATCGGCACCGCCGCCGGCGAGACGGAACACCCGGAAAAGATCATGCCCCGCGCCATCAACACGGTGGTTATCCGTATCGCCGTGTTCTACGTCGGAACGCTGGTCCTGCTCTCGCTGCTGCTGCCTTACAGCTCCTACCACGCCGGGGAAAGCCCGTTCGTCACCTTCTTCGGCTCCATCGGCGTCGGCGGCGTGGACGCGATCATGAACCTGGTGGTCCTGACCGCGGCGCTGTCCTCGCTCAACGCCGGCCTGTACTCCACCGGCCGCATCATGCGCTCCATGTCCGTGGCCGGTTCCGCCCCGAAGTTCGCGGCGCGGATGAACAAGGCAGGCGTCCCCTACGGCGGCATCGCCATGACCGCCGTGGTGGCCCTGCTCGGCGTCATCCTCAACGCCGTGGTCCCGGCCGATGCCTTCGAAATTGTGCTGAACGTGGCGTCGCTGGGCATCATCAGCACCTGGGCCATGATCGTCCTGTGCCAGATGGAGCTCACCAAGCGGGCTAAGAAGGGTGACCTGGAGCGCCCGGCATTCCGGATGCCCGGCGCTCCCGTCACCGGATGGATCACGCTGGCGTTCCTGCTCGCAGTGCTGATCCTGATGGCCTTCGATTCACCTGTGGGCACCTGGACCATAGCCTCCCTGGTGGTCATCATCCCTGCGCTGATGCTCGGCTGGCGGCTCTGCCGCGACCGCGTCCTGGAAATCGCCGCCTCCCGCGGGGGCGACGGCGAGTAA
- a CDS encoding helix-turn-helix domain-containing protein has product MSRTPAPDLFSPGEQASACDVLSEPLARVMTMLGKRWTGVVLSTLMQGPVFFNDLKRGIPGISDRILNERLVELAELGLVTRTVVDAGPVRVQYELTGHGAAMRPALLELTRWAEEHLR; this is encoded by the coding sequence ATGTCAAGGACACCAGCACCGGATCTGTTCTCCCCAGGGGAGCAGGCGAGCGCCTGCGACGTACTCAGTGAGCCCCTGGCCCGCGTCATGACCATGCTGGGAAAGCGTTGGACGGGCGTAGTGCTCAGCACCCTCATGCAGGGGCCGGTGTTCTTCAACGATTTGAAGCGCGGCATTCCGGGGATTAGTGACCGCATTCTCAATGAACGGCTGGTCGAGCTGGCGGAACTCGGCCTGGTCACCCGCACCGTCGTCGACGCCGGCCCTGTCCGGGTGCAGTACGAGTTGACCGGGCACGGAGCTGCCATGCGCCCGGCTCTTCTCGAACTCACACGCTGGGCCGAAGAGCACCTGCGGTAA
- a CDS encoding MBL fold metallo-hydrolase, with protein sequence MELTKYGHACVRLTAGSDTVAIDPGGLTPQPEAWRTARAVLITHEHFDHFDPRLL encoded by the coding sequence ATGGAACTGACCAAGTACGGGCACGCCTGCGTCCGGCTCACGGCGGGTTCCGACACCGTGGCCATCGACCCGGGCGGCCTGACCCCGCAGCCGGAGGCGTGGCGCACCGCCCGGGCGGTGCTGATCACGCATGAGCATTTTGACCACTTCGACCCGCGCCTCCTTTGA
- a CDS encoding TetR-like C-terminal domain-containing protein produces MPRAGLSTAAVVERAAQMLDEPHSEGLNLAAVAESFGVRVPSLYKHVDGVAGLQRGVILLAKRSLTRAITQAAIGRSRDEAIIGIADAYRGWALQHRGQYPLTMLPLAGEDPEEAEVAAAFLEVMNSVLAGYQLTGEDAVDGIRFLRAALHGFVSLETMGSFELPNSLERSFNRLVESITTALDSWGRP; encoded by the coding sequence ATGCCTAGGGCCGGGCTCAGTACGGCCGCCGTCGTCGAACGCGCGGCACAGATGCTGGACGAGCCGCACAGTGAGGGCCTGAACCTCGCGGCGGTTGCCGAAAGCTTCGGCGTCCGGGTGCCCTCGCTGTACAAACACGTCGACGGCGTGGCCGGCCTCCAGCGCGGCGTTATCCTCCTGGCGAAGCGTTCACTGACACGCGCCATCACCCAGGCCGCGATCGGCCGGTCGAGGGACGAGGCGATCATCGGCATTGCGGACGCGTACCGCGGATGGGCACTGCAGCACCGCGGACAGTACCCCCTGACAATGCTGCCCCTGGCCGGCGAGGACCCTGAGGAAGCTGAGGTCGCAGCCGCTTTCCTGGAGGTCATGAACAGTGTCCTGGCGGGCTACCAGCTGACTGGGGAGGATGCCGTTGACGGAATCCGGTTCCTGCGGGCGGCGCTCCACGGTTTCGTTTCCCTCGAAACCATGGGCAGTTTTGAGCTGCCCAACAGCCTCGAACGCAGCTTCAACCGTCTGGTGGAGAGCATCACCACCGCCCTGGACAGCTGGGGGCGCCCGTAA
- a CDS encoding SDR family NAD(P)-dependent oxidoreductase: MTTTLITGTNKGLGYETARRLLEAGHTVWMGARDEVRGREAAEALGGMFVQLDVTSDSSVEAAAKTVAAAGGLDILVNNAGIPGPFAKAEELTAADAEAVYGTNVVGIVRMMHAFLPLLRKSAAGTVVNVTSGVGSFGFAHDPERVESTVVMPVYTSSKSAVTMLTVQYAKAFPELRINAADPGYTATDFNRRQGTQTVREGTDAIVELATRGGSGPTGTFIDRSGAAPF, translated from the coding sequence ATGACAACAACACTGATTACCGGCACCAACAAGGGCCTGGGTTATGAAACAGCACGCCGTCTCCTCGAAGCGGGGCATACCGTCTGGATGGGGGCACGCGATGAAGTCCGCGGGCGGGAAGCGGCCGAGGCACTCGGCGGCATGTTCGTCCAGCTCGATGTCACCAGTGATTCCTCCGTGGAGGCCGCCGCCAAGACGGTGGCAGCTGCCGGCGGCTTGGACATCCTGGTCAACAACGCGGGCATTCCCGGACCCTTCGCCAAGGCGGAGGAACTGACGGCCGCCGATGCAGAGGCGGTGTACGGCACCAATGTGGTGGGCATTGTCCGCATGATGCACGCTTTCCTGCCGCTCCTGCGGAAGTCCGCCGCAGGAACGGTTGTGAACGTCACCAGCGGAGTGGGTTCCTTCGGCTTTGCGCACGACCCGGAGCGTGTCGAGTCCACCGTGGTGATGCCGGTGTACACCTCCTCGAAGTCCGCGGTGACCATGCTGACCGTGCAGTATGCCAAGGCGTTCCCGGAGCTGCGCATTAATGCGGCGGACCCGGGCTACACCGCCACTGATTTCAACCGGCGGCAGGGCACCCAGACGGTACGCGAGGGAACGGACGCCATCGTGGAGCTGGCCACCCGCGGCGGCTCCGGTCCCACCGGCACGTTCATCGACAGGTCCGGTGCCGCCCCGTTCTAG
- a CDS encoding TetR/AcrR family transcriptional regulator yields MDKQAPRQTVPRLSAAERRQETLGAAAEVFAQHGYHGATTDRIAREAGISQAYVVRMFGTKEQLFLAVIGQSLDFILDEFRKALPGDEPSRSERLGAAYIRLAEQRGVHLPLMHAFAMGSDPVIGAAARAGFVRLLKFLLEEAELAPDEADGFIARGMLVNTLMGLRMEMDPDPAGNQLAERVLKKPRPATHAR; encoded by the coding sequence ATGGATAAGCAAGCCCCCCGCCAGACTGTTCCCCGTTTGTCCGCGGCAGAGCGGCGCCAGGAGACCCTGGGTGCGGCAGCCGAGGTCTTCGCGCAACACGGCTACCACGGTGCGACGACGGACCGGATCGCCCGTGAAGCGGGCATCAGCCAGGCCTACGTGGTGCGGATGTTCGGGACCAAGGAACAGCTTTTCCTCGCGGTTATCGGCCAGTCCCTGGATTTCATCCTGGACGAATTCCGCAAGGCCCTGCCCGGGGATGAGCCGTCAAGGTCGGAGCGCCTGGGTGCCGCGTACATCCGGCTGGCTGAGCAGCGCGGCGTCCATCTTCCCCTGATGCATGCCTTTGCGATGGGCTCGGATCCCGTGATCGGGGCCGCAGCACGTGCGGGTTTTGTTCGGTTGCTGAAATTCCTGCTGGAGGAAGCGGAGCTGGCCCCCGACGAGGCCGACGGCTTCATTGCCCGCGGCATGCTCGTCAATACCCTGATGGGCCTGCGGATGGAGATGGACCCGGACCCCGCAGGCAATCAGCTGGCCGAGCGGGTGCTGAAGAAACCCCGCCCGGCCACGCATGCACGATGA
- a CDS encoding GAF and ANTAR domain-containing protein: MSVHTPGTSVAAQLQKLILDHPVVSPFLEAFAVHAADLFSDPTKLLCSITLKRDKHAQTVATSGPEAIELDELQYGYGDGPCLHAAETDEQSLVDDTGTDPRWREYFEEIRSRGYHSMLAVPLLIGNDGGAALNLYARAKGIFSEELTGRVQEYAEEAAITLQVAVQIANHQDMGENLRKAMESRTAIDVAVGIVAGQNRCSQEEAFAILGRASSNQNIKLRELAERLVESVTAAKVATHFA; this comes from the coding sequence ATGTCAGTCCATACCCCGGGAACCTCAGTCGCCGCGCAACTGCAGAAGCTTATTCTCGACCACCCGGTAGTGAGTCCGTTCCTGGAGGCCTTTGCCGTCCATGCGGCTGACCTGTTCAGTGACCCGACCAAGCTTCTCTGCAGCATTACCCTCAAGCGGGACAAACACGCCCAGACCGTGGCCACCAGCGGGCCGGAGGCGATCGAACTGGACGAGCTGCAGTACGGGTACGGCGACGGGCCCTGCCTGCACGCGGCGGAGACTGATGAACAAAGCCTGGTGGACGACACCGGCACGGACCCCCGCTGGCGGGAGTATTTCGAAGAGATCCGCAGCCGGGGCTATCACTCGATGCTTGCTGTGCCCTTGCTCATTGGGAACGACGGCGGCGCCGCCCTGAATCTCTATGCCCGGGCCAAGGGGATCTTCTCGGAAGAGCTGACCGGCCGCGTTCAGGAGTATGCGGAGGAAGCTGCCATCACCCTTCAGGTTGCCGTTCAGATCGCCAACCACCAGGACATGGGTGAGAACCTGCGCAAGGCCATGGAATCCCGCACCGCCATTGACGTTGCGGTTGGCATTGTCGCCGGCCAGAACCGCTGCAGCCAGGAGGAGGCCTTCGCCATCCTCGGCCGCGCCTCCAGCAACCAGAACATCAAACTGCGCGAACTGGCCGAGCGTTTGGTGGAATCGGTCACCGCCGCCAAGGTGGCAACCCACTTCGCCTAG
- a CDS encoding nuclear transport factor 2 family protein, protein MTTADLSLRIQRIEDRQEITDVVIRYAMSIDAADWERYAELFTDPVHIDFSEAGLPAADFARDQFVGFAEAGLGAWDARQHLSPNHIVEFDDQDPDKALCTSYMYAQHYKEGAPGGEFYLMRGSYENHMVRTAEGWKINRLKQRIFWVEGNADAARVMTS, encoded by the coding sequence ATGACAACAGCCGATTTGTCCCTCCGCATCCAGCGCATCGAAGACCGCCAGGAAATCACTGACGTGGTGATCCGTTACGCCATGTCGATTGATGCTGCGGACTGGGAGCGGTACGCGGAACTCTTCACCGATCCTGTCCACATTGACTTTTCCGAAGCGGGCCTTCCAGCCGCAGACTTCGCCCGGGACCAGTTCGTCGGTTTTGCCGAAGCTGGCCTGGGCGCCTGGGATGCCCGTCAGCACCTGAGCCCCAACCATATTGTGGAGTTCGACGACCAGGACCCGGACAAAGCGCTCTGCACTTCCTATATGTATGCCCAGCACTACAAGGAAGGGGCTCCCGGCGGGGAGTTCTACCTGATGCGCGGATCGTACGAAAACCACATGGTCCGGACTGCCGAGGGGTGGAAGATCAACCGCCTCAAGCAGCGCATCTTCTGGGTTGAGGGCAACGCGGACGCCGCGCGGGTGATGACCTCTTAG
- a CDS encoding helix-turn-helix transcriptional regulator produces the protein MQDSDLGALLRSWRNRLQPADAGLPVYGFRRAPGLKREELAQLAGVSVDYLVRLEQGRARRPSAQVAAALARALQLSDTERSHLFEISGLLPPGPGEVPTHIPPGVQRLVARLGEVPVAVFTAAWDLLSFSPLWAALLGEPIPPDKGRPNLLRSHFAGRTLGSSGIRIICPKDSLELFEASLVSDLRRAYGRYPHDRRVQELITDLTASSERFRALWDSGTVSEHQSEMKVVQNAVVGDVELDCDIFTVAGTDLHIVAYTAAAGSEAAGKLDFLRVSAVTATALQLDG, from the coding sequence ATGCAGGATTCTGACTTGGGTGCCCTTCTCCGTTCCTGGCGGAACCGGCTGCAGCCGGCGGACGCGGGCCTGCCCGTTTACGGGTTCCGGCGGGCGCCGGGGCTGAAGCGGGAGGAGCTGGCCCAGCTGGCAGGTGTCAGTGTTGATTACCTGGTGCGCCTTGAGCAGGGCCGTGCCCGCCGGCCCTCCGCCCAGGTGGCGGCGGCACTGGCACGTGCGCTGCAGCTGAGCGACACCGAACGCTCGCATCTCTTCGAGATTTCCGGGCTGCTTCCGCCCGGGCCCGGAGAAGTTCCGACGCATATCCCGCCCGGCGTGCAGCGGCTGGTGGCGCGGCTTGGTGAAGTACCGGTGGCCGTGTTCACCGCCGCCTGGGACCTGCTGTCCTTCAGTCCGCTGTGGGCGGCCCTTCTCGGGGAGCCCATCCCGCCCGACAAGGGGCGTCCCAATCTCCTGCGCTCGCACTTTGCCGGGCGAACGCTGGGCAGCAGCGGAATTCGGATCATCTGTCCGAAGGACAGCTTGGAGCTTTTTGAAGCGTCCCTGGTGTCGGACCTGCGCCGCGCTTACGGACGGTACCCGCATGACCGCAGGGTGCAGGAGCTAATTACTGATCTGACTGCCTCCAGTGAACGGTTCCGTGCACTGTGGGACAGCGGAACCGTCAGCGAGCACCAGTCCGAAATGAAAGTGGTGCAGAACGCCGTCGTCGGGGATGTGGAGCTGGACTGCGACATTTTCACCGTGGCCGGCACGGACCTGCACATTGTCGCCTACACGGCTGCCGCCGGATCCGAGGCGGCAGGAAAACTCGATTTCCTGCGCGTCTCGGCTGTCACGGCGACGGCACTTCAGCTGGACGGTTGA
- a CDS encoding DinB family protein: MPITPDTKNWTWVLYRPCPECGFDAAAAAFDDVPDLLRDSADQWQGILADPAAVQRPDDATWSPLEYGAHVRDLCRVYRTRLGLMLENDGVGFADWDQDATAVAERYAEQDPAVVVAELGAEAESTAAAFAAVGPGQLARRGLRSDGSAFTVDSLARYFIHDALHHLWDVRPRS, encoded by the coding sequence ATGCCGATAACCCCCGACACCAAGAACTGGACCTGGGTCCTGTACCGTCCCTGCCCGGAATGCGGTTTCGATGCTGCGGCCGCGGCCTTCGATGACGTGCCGGACCTGCTCCGCGACAGCGCGGACCAGTGGCAGGGCATCCTCGCCGACCCGGCGGCTGTGCAGCGTCCGGACGACGCCACCTGGTCGCCGCTGGAATACGGTGCGCACGTGCGGGATCTGTGCCGGGTCTATCGGACGAGGTTAGGCCTGATGCTGGAGAACGACGGCGTCGGATTCGCCGACTGGGACCAGGACGCCACCGCAGTGGCCGAACGGTACGCGGAACAGGATCCGGCGGTGGTGGTTGCCGAGCTGGGTGCGGAAGCGGAGTCGACGGCGGCAGCCTTTGCCGCCGTCGGCCCCGGCCAGCTGGCCCGGCGCGGGCTGCGCTCGGACGGCAGTGCCTTTACCGTCGACTCCCTGGCCCGCTATTTCATCCACGACGCACTCCACCACCTCTGGGACGTCCGGCCCCGGAGCTGA
- a CDS encoding NADPH:quinone reductase gives MKAIVYSTTGPSSVLTLEERDVASPGPGEVRVRVVVSGVNPTDWKARAAGNLAFPEVVPNQDGAGTIDAVGEGVSDLQPGDRVWIYLAAHGRPTGTAQELTILPADRAVKLPEGIGFDVAASLGVPAMTAHRALTVHEEGPTRLAPGALAGRTVLVQGGAGAVGHAAIQLAVWAGATVIATVSSDAKAELARAAGAQHIVRYPDDAEADRIREIAPDGVHQIVEVSPAQNAALDVDVIANHGSIAYYANNNGEEFTAPIVASFAKNVRWQGVLIYTVGEAAQHAAAEDITAALRDGVLPVGESAGLPLTWFPLEETAAAHDAVENGTTGKILIRVAEENA, from the coding sequence ATGAAAGCAATCGTGTACTCCACCACAGGCCCCTCATCCGTCCTCACGCTCGAGGAGCGCGACGTCGCCTCGCCCGGTCCGGGGGAGGTGCGGGTCCGCGTCGTGGTCTCCGGCGTGAACCCCACCGATTGGAAGGCCCGCGCCGCGGGAAACCTTGCCTTCCCCGAGGTGGTGCCGAACCAGGACGGCGCCGGCACCATCGACGCTGTCGGCGAAGGGGTGTCTGACCTGCAGCCCGGTGACCGGGTGTGGATCTACCTCGCGGCGCACGGCCGCCCCACCGGCACCGCACAGGAACTCACGATTCTGCCGGCCGACCGTGCGGTGAAGCTGCCCGAGGGCATCGGATTCGACGTCGCGGCCAGCCTTGGCGTCCCGGCCATGACTGCGCACCGCGCGCTGACCGTGCATGAAGAAGGTCCCACCCGGCTCGCCCCGGGCGCCCTCGCCGGACGGACCGTCCTCGTCCAGGGCGGCGCCGGCGCTGTCGGGCACGCCGCCATCCAGCTTGCCGTGTGGGCCGGTGCCACCGTGATTGCCACGGTCAGCAGCGATGCGAAGGCCGAGCTGGCGCGCGCTGCCGGCGCCCAGCACATTGTCCGCTACCCGGACGACGCCGAGGCGGACCGGATCCGCGAGATCGCCCCGGACGGCGTCCACCAGATCGTGGAGGTCTCCCCCGCGCAGAACGCGGCACTCGACGTGGACGTAATCGCCAACCACGGCAGCATCGCCTACTACGCGAACAACAACGGCGAGGAATTCACCGCGCCGATCGTCGCCAGCTTCGCCAAGAACGTCCGCTGGCAGGGTGTGCTCATCTACACTGTCGGTGAAGCGGCCCAGCACGCCGCGGCAGAGGACATCACCGCAGCTCTGCGCGACGGCGTCCTGCCGGTGGGTGAATCCGCCGGGCTCCCGCTCACCTGGTTCCCGCTGGAGGAAACCGCTGCCGCGCACGACGCCGTCGAGAACGGCACCACCGGAAAGATCCTCATCCGCGTGGCCGAAGAAAACGCTTAG